A single window of Nicotiana tomentosiformis chromosome 1, ASM39032v3, whole genome shotgun sequence DNA harbors:
- the LOC138906045 gene encoding uncharacterized protein, producing MVTDASSVGKSTEVIAVDPKTTVMDSSHPYYLHSSDFPGMNLVNFTFDGRGYGSRCRSVLIALSAKNKVGFIDGSYSPPSLDSPDFKLWSRCSDVVLSWLLNSLSKEIAGSVIYSKTVKDLWTDLEDHFGQSNGAKLYHLKKELNDLVQGSNDIEGYFTKVKRLWDELDTLNANISCRCDCTCGGKAKVSKSFQDVRLIQFFMGLNDSYVVVRGNIIMISHLPGVNHAYSLLIQDEKQREIYVNNQFPGDSSSFMVANQFSGSQKFGNSNSRDGKGFPADFKFTKSKKFQGGAQANVAINDGGSVHGFNIDSRMNVQHQLSQDQFTQLIQLLQDVKGGQQGSTSSEAATNSVACADSGATKYMAFDITIFSEIIPLPIPLTVNLPNSQKVKGGLYQLQPSRALSRIFSQNNVTLSVCNQHSSILPKSKKNVDVSVCNQHSSLFPVTSSVFVVVNFKVDAALHLGWHQDITNEFEALMSNQTWEVVELPVGKKALPCKWVYKVKHKSYGSVERLETRLVVKGDTQREGIDFNETFSPVVKITTIRCNLAVAKTDDSISIVAVYVNDILLTGNDSTELSNLKAFLDAEFKIKDLGDVHYFLGIILSQRKFTLDLLAEFDCTDSPIISSPLDLSHNLRADEEELLSDPTIFRCLMGKLNFLTHTRPDLSFPIQHLSQYMQTPRLPHFLVGLRVVRYLRSVSAQGIFFSSSPSFKLLAFYDSDWASCPDSRRSIVDLFTKPLPVPSHSLNLRKLGVSPLPSNLRGVVSTNNGDNLYGENDLKKMTEEQSKSREAIVLS from the exons ATGGTTACTGATGCTTCTTCTGTAGGGAAATCTACTGAAGTCATAGCAGTAGATCCCAAGACCACAGTCATGGATTCCAGTCACCCATATTATCTTCATTCCTCTGACTTTCCAGGGATGAATCTTGTGAATTTCACCTTTGATGGCAGAGGTTATGGAAGTCGGTGTAGGTCGGTCCTTATCGCTCTATCAGCCAAAAATAAGGTTGGCTTTATTGATGGATCTTACTCCCCTCCATCTCTTGATTCACCAGACTTCAAACTTTGGAGTAGATGCAGCGATGTGGTTTTATCTTGGCTCCTCAACTCCCTCTCCAAAGAGATTGCAGGCAGTGTTATCTACTCCAAAACAGTCAAAGATCTGTGGACTGATTTGGAAGATCACTTTGGGCAGTCCAATGGAGCAAAGTTGTATCACCTGAAAAAGGAGCTCAATGACTTAGTACAGGGGTCTAATGACATAGAAGGATATTTCACAAAGGTGAAAAGGCTTTGGGATGAACTAGATACTCTCAATGCAAATATAAGTTGTAGATGTGACTGTACATGTGGAGGTAAGGCTAAAGTCTCTAAGTCATTTCAAGATGTAAGACTCATTCAATTTTTTATGGGATTGAATGATTCTTATGTTGTTGTTAGAGGAAACATTATAATGATTTCACATCTACCTGGTGTTAATCATGCTTATTCATTGTTGATTCAAGATGAAAAACAAAGGGAAATCTATGTTAACAATCAATTCCCTGGTGATTCATCTTCTTTTATGGTTGCTAATCAGTTTAGTGGTTCTCAAAAATTTGGAAACTCTAattctagagatggaaaag GTTTTCCTGCTGATTTTAAGTTCACAAAGTCTAAGAAATTTCAAGGAGGAGCCCAGGCCAATGTAGCCATAAATGATGGAGGGTCAGTTCATGGTTTTAACATTGATTCTAGAATGAATGTCCAGCACCAGTTATCACAAGACCAATTCACTCAACTCATTCAGTTACTTCAAGATGTGAAAGGAGGACAACAAGGTTCTACTTCTTCTGAGGCTGCTACTAATTCTGTTGCATGTGCTG ACTCAGGTGCTACTAAATATATGGCTTTTGACATCACTATTTTTTCTGAGATCATCCCTCTTCCTATACCGTTAACAGTAAATCTACCTAATTCACAAAAGGTAAAG GGTGGTCTTTATCAACTTCAGCCTTCTAGAGCTTTGTCTAGGATATTCTCTCAGAACAATGTTACTCTTTCAGTTTGTAATCAGCACTCTAGTATTTTGCCTAAGTCTAAGAAAAATGTTGATGTTTCAGTTTGTAATCAACATTCTAGTTTATTTCCTGTTACTAGTTCAGTTTTTGTAGTAGTAAACTTTAAAGTTGAT GCAGCACTGCATCTAGGATGGCATCAGGACATAACAAATGAGTTTGAAGCCCTAATGTCCAATCAAACATGGGAAGTTGTTGAGCTTCCAGTTGGTAAGAAAGCTTTGCCATGTAAATGGGTGTATAAAGTAAAACATAAATCATATGGGAGTGTGGAAAGACTGGAAACTAGACTTGTAGTCAAAGGGGACACTCAAAGGGAAGGAATTGATTTCAATGAGACATTTTCACCAGTGGTTAAAATTACTACAATTAGGTGTAATCTTGCAGTAGCA AAAACAGATGATTCGATTTCTATTGTCGCAGTTTATGTCAATGATATCTTGTTGACTGGGAATGACTCTACTGAACTCAGTAATCTTAAAGCTTTTCTGGACGCAGAGTTTAAAATCAAGGACCTTGGAGATGTTCATTATTTTTTGGGGATTATATTAAGCCAGAGAAAGTTTACCTTGGATTTGCTTGCGGAATTTGATTGTACAGACTCTCCAATTATCTCATCTCCCCTTGATCTATCCCATAATCTCCGAGCAGATGAAGAGGAATTGCTCTCTGATCCAActatttttcgttgtttaatggGAAAATTGAACTTTCTCACACATACTCGACCAGACCTCTCTTTCCCAATCCAACATCTCAGCCAGTATATGCAGACTCCACGACTTCCTCATTTCCTTGTAGGGCTTCGTGTAGTACGGTATCTGAGATCCGTTTCTGCACAAGGGATCTTCTTCTCCTCCAGTCCTTCTTTCAAGCTTCTTGCTTTTTATGACTCTGACTGGGCTTCTTGCCCCGATTCACGTCGTTCA ATCGTCGATCTGTTCACAAAACCCCTTCCGGTGCCTTCTCATTCTTTGAATCTTCGTAAGTTGGGCGTCTCTCCTCTCCCCTCTAACTTGAGGGGGGTTGTTAGCACAAATAATGGAGATAATTTATATggagaaaatgatttgaagaaGATGACTGAAGAACAAAGCAAATCTAGAGAAGCTATAGTGTTGTCTTAG
- the LOC104110494 gene encoding uncharacterized protein, whose translation MASRSSVRLISYSEELINGEPIYISSNCFPIKALKYEPAGLAFHSAALRLSGHVEKEDSKDGKEDVPTEKEQSFTYSSESYSSKGKKKSSTGEKVQDHYALLGLSHLRYLASEDQIRKSYRDAALRHHPDKLASLLLAEETEAAKQAKKEEIENHFKAIQEAYEVLIDPVRRRIYDSTDEFDDEIPTECAPQDFFKVFGPAFLRNGRWSVTQPVPSLGDENTPIKEVDSFYNFWYIFKSWREFPHADEFDLEQAESRDHRRWMERQNAKLSEKARKEETARVRTLVDNAYKRDPRILGRKEAEKAEKQKKKEAKLLAKKLQEEEAARIAEEEKRKKEEEGKRAAEVALQQKKLKEKEKKLLRKERSRLRTLAAPVLSQHLLGLADDDVEGLCMSLDIEQLRNLCDKADGKDELMIAELLREALGHDHNSNKGEKSKSHQNGSLEGKRQVPLMSSEKREKPWSKEEIDLLRKGMLKYPKGTSRRWEVISEYIGTGRTVEEILKATKTVLLQKPDSAKAFDSFLEKRKPAPTIASPLSTRAEVEGVENSSKPESESAKLADSQESPSQNTNSQNTEDPPAANGVSSSSDSDIWSAVQEKALVQALKTFPKETSQRWERVATAVPGKTMNQCKKKFALLKENFRNKKGGAV comes from the coding sequence ATGGCTTCCAGGAGTAGCGTCCGTCTTATTTCATACTCCGAAGAGCTTATAAATGGTGAGCCAATCTATATTTCCTCAAACTGCTTTCCTATTAAAGCTCTCAAATATGAGCCTGCTGGGCTTGCTTTTCATTCTGCTGCTCTTAGACTGAGTGGGCATGTTGAGAAAGAAGACTCCAAAGATGGTAAAGAAGATGTTCCTACTGAAAAGGAACAGTCATTTACAtattcatcagaatcatacagcTCTAAGGGTAAAAAGAAATCTTCTACTGGGGAAAAGGTACAAGATCATTATGCATTGTTAGGGTTGAGCCATTTAAGATATCTTGCTTCTGAGGATCAGATAAGGAAGAGCTACCGTGATGCTGCATTGAGGCATCATCCTGACAAGCTGGCTTCTCTTCTTCTAGCCGAGGAAACTGAAGCTGCAAAACAAGCTAAGAAGGAGGAAATAGAAAACCACTTCAAAGCTATTCAGGAAGCATATGAGGTTCTTATTGACCCCGTTAGAAGAAGGATTTATGATTCCACAGAtgaatttgatgatgaaatcccaACTGAATGTGCTCCACAAGATTTTTTTAAGGTCTTTGGACCTGCATTTTTGAGGAATGGACGTTGGTCTGTCACCCAACCTGTCCCTTCATTGGGTGATGAGAATACTCCAATTAAAGAAGTTGATAGCTTTTATAATTTCTGGTACATCTTCAAAAGCTGGAGAGAGTTCCCACATGCTGATGAGTTTGACCTTGAACAAGCTGAATCTCGTGATCATAGGAGGTGGATGGAGAGGCAGAATGCGAAACTATCAGAGAAGGCTAGAAAAGAAGAAACTGCTAGGGTACGCACACTTGTTGACAATGCCTATAAGAGGGACCCTAGAATCCTGGGAAGAAAAGAAGCAGAGAAAGCAGAGAAGCAGAAAAAGAAGGAAGCTAAACTACTGGCAAAGAAATTACAGGAGGAAGAAGCAGCTAGGATTGCTGAAGAGGAAAAGCGTAAGAAGGAAGAGGAGGGAAAAAGAGCTGCCGAAGTGGCTTTGCAGCAGAAGAAGTTGaaggagaaagaaaagaaattgttGCGAAAGGAGCGGAGCCGTTTAAGAACCCTTGCAGCTCCTGTTTTGTCCCAGCATTTGCTTGGGCTAGCTGATGATGATGTAGAAGGCCTATGCATGTCACTTGACATTGAGCAACTGAGGAACTTATGCGACAAAGCTGATGGAAAGGATGAGCTTATGATAGCTGAACTTCTCAGGGAGGCACTTGGACATGATCACAACTCGAATAAGGGCGAAAAGAGTAAGTCACATCAAAATGGTTCTCTGGAGGGTAAAAGACAAGTTCCTCTGATGAGCAGTGAGAAAAGGGAGAAACCTTGGAGCAAGGAAGAAATTGATCTTTTGAGAAAGGGAATGCTGAAGTATCCTAAAGGAACATCTCGAAGATGGGAAGTTATTTCCGAGTATATTGGTACCGGAAGGACAGTTGAAGAGATCCTGAAGGCTACAAAAACAGTTCTGCTCCAGAAGCCTGACTCTGCTAAAGCCTTTGACTCCTTCCTCGAGAAGAGAAAGCCCGCACCGACTATTGCATCTCCTCTTTCCACAAGAGCAGAAGTAGAGGGGGTAGAAAACAGTAGCAAACCTGAAAGTGAAAGTGCTAAGTTAGCTGATTCTCAGGAGTCCCCCAGTCAAAACACAAACAGCCAGAACACTGAGGATCCACCTGCTGCAAACGGAGTTTCTTCGAGCTCCGATTCAGACATATGGTCTGCTGTTCAAGAAAAAGCTTTAGTTCAAGCTCTGAAAACCTTCCCCAAGGAAACCAGCCAGCGGTGGGAACGAGTTGCAACTGCAGTCCCTGGGAAGACCATGAACCAGTGTAAAAAGAAGTTTGCATTACTCAAAGAGAACTTCAGGAACAAGAAAGGAGGTGCAGTGTGA
- the LOC104110493 gene encoding uncharacterized protein produces MRKKLDTRFPAARIKKIMQADEDVGKIAMAVPVLVSKALELFLQDLCDRTYDITLRRGAKTVNSLHLKHCVQSYNVFDFLREVVSKVPDYGHSDAAGEMPKRRKVAMEEHHDSEDEFKRSRTETCHASSSGRGRGRGRGRGRGRGRADRELSRPDMQLESCTSVQQSGLQNPNPGTHTENCTEPKGSPKQDSSACDRESSVVTTPDLKVNVDESVDKSAAPDIAACNPSPRPANEKVEEGPQWSLEMERMVIDPVHMSQLNSSLAEEEEDYDEE; encoded by the exons ATGAGGAAAAAACTCGACACTCGCTTCCCTGCG GCCCGGATCAAGAAGATTATGCAAGCTGATGAGGATGTTGGTAAGATTGCAATGGCAGTGCCTGTTCTAGTGT CAAAAGCCTTGGAGTTATTCTTACAAGACCTTTGTGATCGGACATATGACATAACTCTTAGAAGAGGAGCAAAGACTGTTAATTCACTGCATTT AAAGCATTGTGTACAAAGCTACAACGTGTTTGACTTTCTTCGGGAAGTTGTCAGCAAGGTTCCTGATTATGGCCATTCTGATGCTGCTGGTGAAATGCCAAAAAGAAG GAAAGTTGCAATGGAAGAACATCATGACAGTGAGGATGAGTTCAAAAGGAGCAGGACG GAGACGTGTCATGCTAGCAGTAgtggtaggggaagaggtagggGTAGAGGAAGAGGTCGTGGCCGGGGACGTGCTGATAGGGAGCTCTCGCGGCCTGATATGCAGCTTGAATCCTGCACATCTGTTCAGCAGAGTGGTTTGCAGAATCCAAACCCTGGAACTCACACAGAAAACTGCACTGAACCGAAGGGATCACCTAAACAGGATTCCAGTGCTTGTGACAGGGAAAGTTCAGTTGTAACAACTCCTGATCTGAAGGTCAACGTAGATGAAAGTGTTGATAAATCAGCTGCACCAGATATAGCAGCCTGCAATCCATCGCCAAGGCCTGCCAATGAGAAAGTGGAGGAAGGCCCCCAATGGTCTCTCGAGATGGAGAGAATGGTTATCGACCCTGTCCATATGTCACAACTTAATTCAAGTTTGGCGGAGGAGGAAGAAGATTATGATGAAGAGTAG